The sequence ATACAACCTTTCCCAGTAATGTCTAATGGGTATGCTTTTATTTTCGGGAAAAACACTGTCATTGATCGATTAGCATTTTTTGATGGTTATACTCAGTAAATATCAAGAAATATTGCTTATGAAGAAAATAGAGATACAGATTAAAAAAACCCTTCTTAATCAATAGACGCCTTACAAAAGTATAGATTTCGCTGCGTCGACTAAGGCCTTAACCGCAGGGTGTTTAATTTTTCGCTCTGGAGAAATAGCATAGAATCGCTCACTAATGGAGTTGGTTCTACCAATGACTATAACGTCGTATTGCCCAATCACATGTGGTTCAATAGTGGTTGGTGTAGCAAAAACTCCGTAGCCTGACTGCCCGAAGAATTTCATAAGAGCACTATCATCAAATTCAGCAACGATGATTGGGTTAATGTTTTCAGTATCAAACCATGACTGGAGGTTTATTTTTTGATTGGATTTATCTCCACAAATCAAAAAATTACATTGATCTAATGATTTCGGAAAATTTTTCTTTAGTGACGGAGCAATAGCCTCAGTAGCGTAAAAGCTAACGCCGCATTCGCCTAAATAATGGTTATATGCTTTCACCGCCACGCCTGGAGTCAGAGGCCTATCGGAGATAATTAAATCTATTTTGTTCAGCGCTAGATCCGCAAGTAAGCCATCATAATCCCCCTCACGACTGATTAATTTAATTGATTCTTCCAGTTCAAAACACTTCTCTAAAATGTTGAACGCCAATATTTTGGGGATCACATCCACGATGCCAACGGTAAACACCACATTTTGCTCGGGGTTGTTCATGTCTAGAGACTGTTGAAGTTCCAGTCCTAGTGTAAATATATCTTCTGCATAGCTATAAACAAGCTTACCTGCATCGTTCATGATTAGCCTCTTGCCCCGTCGGTCAAATAATTTAAGACCTAAATACTCTTCAAATACCGTTAGCTGGCCGCTAATAGTTTGGGGTGACAGGTGCAATAATTTGGCGGCATTCACTATGCTGCCTTCTTTGGCAATGGTATAAAAATAGCGTAAATGGTTGTAGTTGAGTTGCTGAGCCATCTCTTTAGACCTTTATGGTATTGCTTTCATTTACAAACGTTCATGAGGCTTAAGTGTAATGTTGGCGGCCACATTCTAAAGCGGTTTTTTCGATGATTATAGCAATTTTGTACGACTTTTGTTGATAGGGGTCAGGCTCTATATTTTGAGACACATTGAACTAAAGCGGCTGGAGGGCAAAGTAAGACAAACACTATGATGACCTCTGGCGACGTAATGAAAATGGTCAGCCATAGGGTAATGATGGCTTGTTCTGTCGAAGAGAAAATAAGTCGGGCAATGTTAATGATGAGGTTGGTGGTCTTGGATATTAGGGTGAAAAGCTAGCGGCGATTATCAACGCTTTCAGCAGTATGCTCAAGCGAGGGCAAGCTGCTTAGAGTAAAACAATTAGCGTATGAGGTTTACGATGAAATTAAGTATTAAATTCAGAAAAGTGGTTGGAAATGGCACGCTCACTAACTACATTAATCGCCGAATCTCGTTTGCATTTTCGCGAACTGAGCATGCAATACACAGTACTGCGGTCACTGTCAGCGATATTAATGGCCCCAAAGGTGGCATCGATAAAGAATGCCTCGTGGTTATCAAACCCGCCGGAATGGCTGAAATCGTAGTGTCGGAGCGGCAGCCCAATTTTCGTCAGGCCATCGACCGTTGCATAGCCAGAGCCAATCAAAGCCTAGCCAGAAAACTAAAGCGTAATCGGCTCTCTGTCCATAAAAGGCATTCAATTAAAAGATTGCCTGTTGGAGGCAATGATGACACGACTATAGCGGGAGATGGGTATGAAGGCCTAGAACCATCGTACTAAAGGCAATGTGAATATGCTGATATAAGCGTTGTCAGCGTTACTCATCGGCGACACTTGCCCTGTTCTATTATAATGCTTCTAGTCGCACTGTTTTATCAGAACCTTTCGGATAATTCCGCAGGCCTGAAAAGCCAGTTGCAACGGATTGACTGCGACATAGATTATGTTACTACTAATGATGGTGCGAAGTACGTTGCGTGCATATGGTCGTCTTAAATGCTCGTTTTAACGTTGAATTTAAGTTTTAAATAGGGGTAAATGATGGGCTCGAAAATATTGTGTACGATAAGCACTCTTGTTTTCCTTCTTGGCGCTAACAAAGCGATTGCGGTTGAACCTCTTTTGGCGTCTGATCTTGCCTCGCATTGCAATGTTTTTCCTAATCAGGCTGAGAGTACTGATGGACAATATTGCATGCGCTATATTCAGGGCTTTATTGATGGAGCCATAGCGACTGATGAGCGGGTACTGATGAATGTAGAAGCCGAATTCGAGAAAAAGGAAACCTATGCAGAGAGAGCCATTCGAATTCGCGGTGTAGGCTTGCGCGATAGAGCGGCGCGTTATGCTGAGTTTTGTCTTGGTGATCCAGTCTCTTTACGTGAAGTGGTTACCCGTGTGGTAGAGGATCTTAACGCGAGCAACCTAGTTGCAGGCGCTGCGGCACGAACGGTAGTTTATACCTCTTTACGCAAACACTATCCTTGTGAGAAATGATGGGTCATAGTATTGATGCTTGCGCATCAGCCGCTTAGCCTTCATCGTTACAACAGTTAATCTACCAGGAATATTAATGAAACGAATCTTATTATTTATTATGACCAACATTGCCATTATGGTGGTGTTGAGCATTACACTAAGGCTGCTGGGTGTTGACAGCATATTAGCTGAAAATGGTTCAGACCTGAATATCCAGTCACTCGTTATACTGTCGGGTGTTATCGGTTTTGGTGGGTCTTTTATCTCTCTGCTGATTTCAAAGTGGATGGCCAAACGCATGACTGGGGCAGTAGTGATTGTCAGCCCCAGTAACAATATTGAGAAATGGTTGATGGCTACGGTCGAAAAACAAGCCCAAATTGTCGGTATTAAAATGCCAGAAGTGGCCATTTTTCCATCACGGGCCATGAATGCTTTTGCCACCGGGGCATCTAAAAATAATGCTCTAATGGCCGTATCTCAAGGCTTGCTAGACAACATGTCCCAAGGCGAGGTAGAAGCCGTTGTTGGGCATGAAATGAGCCATATTGCCAATGGCGATATGGTAACGTTGGCATTGATTCAGGGTGTGGTTAATACGTTCGTTGTGTTTTTGTCGCGTATTGTGGGGCATATTGTAGACCGCGTAATTTTGAAGAATAATCAGGGGCATGGTATCGGCTATTTTGTGACGGTAATGATCTCGCAGGTAGTGTTATCCATTCTGGCATCAACGATTGTGATGTATTTTTCTAGGAAGCGTGAGTTTATTGCCGACACCGGTGGTGCTGATTTAGCGGGACATCAGAATATGATCAATGCGCTTAACCGGCTTGGCCAAGTAGAGCCTGAGCCGTTGCCGGAGCAAATGGCTGCGTTTGGGATTAATGACAAAGGTGGCGTTATGGCATTGTTTTCTTCTCATCCACCTATCGAAGCTAGAATCAAAGCGCTACAAGAGCGGGCAAAAAGGCACTCTTAATATCTCGAACGCTAGTGTTCTGATGCTTCGGTTGTCGTATAGCTAAACGCATTGTTATTCTTGTTTTACTTTCGTTACCTCAATTCCCGCCCGGCTTTGCTTGGCGGGTTTTTGCGTTATGGTGCGCGCTCATCTCAAGGCGATGTGTTATCACTGTAAAGAGCATTCGTAACGGCAGCCACCAGAGCTGCTATTGAACGGCTAGACTGTATGTGAATCGGAAGCATTTTGTAGTTATTGTGTTACACCATACGAGTGGCAAGAAGGAAGCGTTTAATATTATGGATGCACGCATACTAAGACTTAATATGGCTGGTCAAGCAGTGCAGTGGCTGCATTGGAAGGAGGCTATCGGTCTCTATGCCCGCGGTGTTGTGGGGTGGTCGCTCGGTGGTGAAGTGAGAAAGGCGCACGGAGGCCGTTCGCGCCTAACGGGAGCACAGTCTGTTATATCCTTGCCCGCTATTGTGGCGTGTGAGGGTCGTGTTTTAGGCCGCTTTCGTGTAAATCCAGCCCTCACGAATCTTGGTTTATTCGCGCGAGATAATTACCAGTGCCTTTATTGCGGAGAATCGTTTGAGAGTAGTCAGTTATCGCGCGACCACGTATTCCCTCGGAGTAGGGGCGGGCTCGACAAATGGGAAAACGTCGTAGCGGCGTGTAAACGTTGCAATCAAAGAAAAGGTGATGCGCTGCTAAGTGAGCTTTCAATGGAGCTTCTAGCGTTGCCGTATAGGCCAAACAGAGCCGAATATTTAGCGCTAATGAATAATGCCCGTATTAGGGGAGATCAAATGGAATATTTGCGTCCGCAATTTTGCCGTTACAGCCCTAAGGAACCCCAGACTAACGCGACGCGATACGCGCACTGACGGCCGTAATACTACGTTCTACCACGTTTTTCCCTTAACGGGCTCCGCCAAAAGATTGCCCAGTTGATCGTTAATGGCTTTTATCGAGAGTACAACGTGGGCAAGGTAATTCATGAGCGATGTCGGTTATTCGCGAGAAATACAGGATAGCATATTGATGTTTTTTAACTGTGGTACAAAATTGCACGGTCCTTGTCGGCTATCTAGTTGATTGCAAATAATACTATCCCATGCAGTCTTGCAGGCGTTGGTGCTGCCGGGCATACAAAATAGAATAGTCCCGTTGGATAAACCCGCTAAGGCACGAGATTGAATTGTCGATGTGCCTATTTGCTCAAAAGATAGCTGTCTAAAGAGTTCTCCAAAGCCTTCTACTGTCTTGTCGAGAATGGGTTTTATCGCTTCTGGCGTACTGTCGCGCGCGGTAAAACCAGTACCGCCGGTAATTAATATTGCATGAGTTGTTGTGTCGGCTATCCAGGCCGAGACGGCTGCGCGAATAATATAAATATCGTCGATAACTATTTTTTTATCAGCGAGTAGGTGTCCGTGATCGGTTAAGCGTTGTACGAGGCTTTGGCCTGACGTATCGGTTTCTTCCGTTCGGGTATCCGATACCGTTAGTACCGCGATGTTGAGGGGGATTAAAGTTTCTGTAATTAGTTTTCCCATGTCAAAAATCTTCCTAACGATGACGTAAATTGAGCGTTTTTGTGACAATAAACCTGCGCGCGAATATTAGCCACCCAGCATCGCGAGATGTCGAGTAGAGCCGCTGTTGCCCTCGTGGAGATCGTGTGTCTCTTTTTTCCCACCTAAAAGATGTTGCAGGCGTTTCGCTAATTGCGCGCTGGATTCTTGTGTTAAATAGGGGCGAAGAGATTCATGGGCGTCAGCGAACAAACACAAATGCAAATTACCATGAGACGACACGCGAAGACGATTACAGCTACTACAAAAATCTTTACTGTAGGGCATTATTAAGCCGATATTGCCTTCGTAGTGCGGGTGAGTGTATTCCACTGCAGGCCCCGCATGAGGGTCTCTTAGCACTTGCAGCCAATTATTTTGCTCCAAGTGTTGTTGGATTTCGGCACCGCTTACGTGTTGTTTTTTGAAAAACTCCACATTGTCGCCGGTTTGCATAAGCTCAATAAAACGCAGTGAAATAGGGCGGTTGCTAACGAATTCCAAAAATTTACTGAGTTCGTTACGATTAAACTCTCGCATTAATACAACGTTGAGCTTTACCCGTTTTAAACCAAGGCTGATGGCCAAATCAATACCGGCTAATACTTCTTGGAGTTTGTTGTGGCCCGTTATCATTTCGAAATTCGCGGGTTCCAAACTATCGGCGCTTAAATTTAATTGGTCCAGGCCTGCGTCGACAAGTGCGGGCAATTGCTGCGTAATTTTATAACCGTTAGAAGTGAGCGCAACCGTTTCAATTCCCGGGGTCGATTTACAAATACGAATAATGTCGGCCAAGTCTTTTCGTAACGTGGGCTCGCCGCCTGTAATACGAATTTTTTTGGTGCCGTTAAGGGCAAAGGCTGCAGCAACACGCTGGATTTCTTCTAGGCTTAAAAATGGGTCGGGTGATGCTGCGCTGTACCCATCGGGTAGGCAGTAATTACAGCGAAAATTGCACTGATCGGTAACCGATAGGCGCAGGTACGTAAACTGACGTTGATAGCTGTCAGTGAGCTGATGATAAATACTCATGGTTTGCCTTTCCAAGTAGTGGGAGGCCACAGCATTTCTGCAGTAACCCGGCAGTTTCCTTCTTGTTATTTATAAGACAAATTAAAACCATGGATTGTATTATAAACAGCGGTGAAGGGTGCTCTGCGGCTCAAACGCCTTGTTGACAGTGTCAGTTTAGGTGCAATGAGCTTCGGCGATAAATGTGGTGCTATTGTGCGCTGAATAGCACATTTTGCCAATACACCAATAGAGGTAGATACCTATTCGTTAGCGCTATGTTGGTGCTTCGGTGGCCTTTTTAGGCATTATTATTGGCAACACTCGTTTGGACAGTGGTTAGCACCGCTGTATATACTGCGAGCTCATGGAAATTTTGTTCTCAGCTTATTAGGGGTGAATGGGTTGTATGCCACGGAAACGTTCTATTCTTCTATCGTGTCGCCGTTTTAGTCTTCTGTATTTACTTATTGTCTTATGCCTAGAAACTATAGCGGCAGTCGATGATGATGGCGCATCGAACGCTACCACGCACTGGCCGAAATTTGAGCGAGTGACCTATCTACAGCCCGAGGTTAGCCATAAAGTCGGCACTATAGCGTTTACTCAATGCCGAGTAAGCGATGTTTCGGGTTCTTACTTTCGACAATTGGAGTGCGGCTATCTCAAGGTTCCTGAAAATTATCTTCATCCCGATGGCCGAGAGATCACATTATTTATTGGTCGTCTAAAAGCGACCGGTAAAAAAGCCTTGTCGGATGCTTTTATTCCTATTCCTGGTGGCCCTGGTTCAGCTGCGAGTGAAAGCTATCTGTTTCCCAGGCAAGGGTTCGACAAAATATTACAGCAACGCGATATCTACATCCTTGATCAACGGGGAACAGGAAAGTCGAACAGGCTCGATTGTGCTGTTTTACCAGAGCAAGCATGGAAGGTAAGTCTCGATGCTGAAATACGAGCACAGCTCAAAGTTCATTACGCCGAATGTCTCGCGCAGCTAACGGGGGATCCCAGTCAATATACAACTAGCGTTGCGGTAAAAGATCTCGAAGCAGTACGACGAGCGTTGGGGCTAGAGCAATGGAATATCTATGGTGCATCTTACGGTACACGTGTTGCTCAACATTATTTACGTCGTCACCCCTCGTCTATTAGAAGTGTCGTTCTTGACGCAGTTGTACACCCTCAACTGGTATTGGGGCCGGTGATTATTTTGGAGAGCGACCGCGCATTACAAGACCTTCTTCGGCGTTGCGAAGCGACAGAAGAATGCCAAGCGCAATTTCCGGATTTAAAACAAGGCATTTATCGGCTTATAGATGAGCTAAAAGTTAAACCACTTGCGCTAACCGTAGAAAATATAACCGATGGTAAAAATGAGGAGATGTTACTTCAAGCGGGGCACGTTATTGCCTATATTCGCATGTCGCTTTACTCTGCCGACACATTGGCATTAATGCCGTTGCTATTGCATGAAGCGTACGCCAATAATAATTACGCGCCGCTCGCACGAAATGCGTTATTGATTATCGACCAAATGGACAAGCTGATTAGTACGGGCATGCATAATACAGTGATGTGCACCGAAGACGCGCCGTTTCTCGATAGAGATACCCTACACCCAGACGTGTATGCTGAGACTTACATGGGAGGTGATCTTGTAGGCTCCATGTTTGACTTGTGTCGGGATTGGCCCATAGGCCCGATTGACGAAGCGTTTAAGACCGCTGTGAAATCGGACAAACCTGTATTGCTTTTGTCTGGTTCTGTTGACCCCATTACGCCACCGCGCTACGCCGAAAAAGCAGCAGAACATTTATCGAATAGTGTGCATGTAGTGGGCCAAGGGTTGGGGCACGGTATGGCTCAGCAAGGTTGCGTACCCACACTAATGGCAAAATTTATCGACTCGGCTTCTACCGCAGATGTGCAAAGTGACTGTGTTGCCCGTCAAACGCCGAGCCCATTTTTTGTTAATTTTAATGGGCCTTCACCCTAAGTATTGCTGAAGCTGAACGGATGTAGTCAATGATAGAAGCAAACGATTTACGGAAAACGTTCCGTAAAAAAAGCAGTAAACGTAAGGCCGAGATAATTCAGGCGGTATCCAATGTTAGTTTTACCGCCGAAAATGGCAGTATTACTGGGTTGTTGGGCCCCAATGGTGCAGGAAAATCGACAACGTTACGCATGTTAGCAACCTTAATTAAGGCCGATAGTGGTACGGCGGTAGTCGACGGCTTCGATATTGCCAAATTTCCGAATCAAGTCAGAGAAAATATTGGGTTTTTACCGCATAACTCTGGCATTTATCCGCGCTTAACCGGCCGCGAAAATATTCAATACTACGCGGATATTACCGGCCTGAAAAAAAACGAATCACGCACGCGTATTGGCGACCTCATTACGTTATTGGATATGGACGATTTTGCTGACCGGCGTTCAGAAGGTTTTTCGCAAGGCCAAAAAACGAAAGTGGGTTTAGCGAGAGCGTTGGTGCATCAACCTAAGACATTGATGCTGGATGAGCCCACCAACGGCTTGGATGTAATGGCAACGCGCAGCTTGCGCCGTATTATCCGACGCCTGCGGGATGAAGGCCATTGCATTGTTTTTTCTAGCCATATAATGCAAGAAGTAGCTGCTCTGTGTGATCAGATTGCGATTATATCCGATGGAACTATTGCTATGGCCGATAGCTTAGAGGGTATTCGGCGTACTACAGGGCAAAATGATTTGGAAGATGCCTTCGTAATTGCAATTGGTGAGCAGTTGGAGACGGAATTGTAATGCAGTGGTTAACGGTTGCGCTGAAAGAAATAAAAGATAACTTACGAGATAAGCGCGCGTTCTTTTTCGCGATAGTGTACGGCCCCGTTATTTTACCCATAATGCTCGTGGGGCCTATGTTGCTAGGCGCTAAATCGGGCTTTATTGACTATGAATCCGACACCACACTAACGGTGGTGGGTGGCGAAAATGCGCCTAATCTAGTGGAATACCTTTACAAACATAATATGGTTGTAGAGCAAGCACCAGAGAATTATAAACACTTGGTTCGAGAAGGCGAGCTGGATACAGTGTTAGAAATATCCGAAGACTATGCCGACCGAATCGGTAACGGGCAGCAAGCACCTTTGTTTCTATATGTTAATCAATCGAGTAAAGATTCCCAAAAACTTAGTCGACATGTGCAATCACTCTTGCATGGCTACGCAGGGCATTTACATTATTGGCGTTTACGTGCGCGCGGGGTAGATTACCAGTTAACGCAAGTCATTCAAGTGGTTGAGCATGATCTATCCAGCGAAGGTTTTAGTGGCATGATCTTCGGGTTTTTTATGTACTTTATTATTGTTTTTACAATGATGATTGGAGGCTTCTATTTAGCGGTTGACATTACGGCCGGTGAGCGTGAACGAAATTCATTGGAACCGTTGTTGGCCTTGCCAATGAGCCGAAAATCGGTCGTGATGGGAAAATATGCCGCAATATATAGCTTTGTGTTTTTGTCCGGGTTGCTATCGGCGATAAGCCTCTATCTTCTTTTTAGATTTTTACCTTTTGAAGAGCTGGCGATGTTTTTGAATGTGTCGGCGAAAGCTGTAGCGTGCTCTTTTC is a genomic window of Teredinibacter purpureus containing:
- a CDS encoding HNH endonuclease; its protein translation is MDARILRLNMAGQAVQWLHWKEAIGLYARGVVGWSLGGEVRKAHGGRSRLTGAQSVISLPAIVACEGRVLGRFRVNPALTNLGLFARDNYQCLYCGESFESSQLSRDHVFPRSRGGLDKWENVVAACKRCNQRKGDALLSELSMELLALPYRPNRAEYLALMNNARIRGDQMEYLRPQFCRYSPKEPQTNATRYAH
- the htpX gene encoding protease HtpX — protein: MKRILLFIMTNIAIMVVLSITLRLLGVDSILAENGSDLNIQSLVILSGVIGFGGSFISLLISKWMAKRMTGAVVIVSPSNNIEKWLMATVEKQAQIVGIKMPEVAIFPSRAMNAFATGASKNNALMAVSQGLLDNMSQGEVEAVVGHEMSHIANGDMVTLALIQGVVNTFVVFLSRIVGHIVDRVILKNNQGHGIGYFVTVMISQVVLSILASTIVMYFSRKREFIADTGGADLAGHQNMINALNRLGQVEPEPLPEQMAAFGINDKGGVMALFSSHPPIEARIKALQERAKRHS
- the moaB gene encoding molybdenum cofactor biosynthesis protein B is translated as MGKLITETLIPLNIAVLTVSDTRTEETDTSGQSLVQRLTDHGHLLADKKIVIDDIYIIRAAVSAWIADTTTHAILITGGTGFTARDSTPEAIKPILDKTVEGFGELFRQLSFEQIGTSTIQSRALAGLSNGTILFCMPGSTNACKTAWDSIICNQLDSRQGPCNFVPQLKNINMLSCISRE
- the moaA gene encoding GTP 3',8-cyclase MoaA; protein product: MSIYHQLTDSYQRQFTYLRLSVTDQCNFRCNYCLPDGYSAASPDPFLSLEEIQRVAAAFALNGTKKIRITGGEPTLRKDLADIIRICKSTPGIETVALTSNGYKITQQLPALVDAGLDQLNLSADSLEPANFEMITGHNKLQEVLAGIDLAISLGLKRVKLNVVLMREFNRNELSKFLEFVSNRPISLRFIELMQTGDNVEFFKKQHVSGAEIQQHLEQNNWLQVLRDPHAGPAVEYTHPHYEGNIGLIMPYSKDFCSSCNRLRVSSHGNLHLCLFADAHESLRPYLTQESSAQLAKRLQHLLGGKKETHDLHEGNSGSTRHLAMLGG
- a CDS encoding ABC transporter permease, whose protein sequence is MQWLTVALKEIKDNLRDKRAFFFAIVYGPVILPIMLVGPMLLGAKSGFIDYESDTTLTVVGGENAPNLVEYLYKHNMVVEQAPENYKHLVREGELDTVLEISEDYADRIGNGQQAPLFLYVNQSSKDSQKLSRHVQSLLHGYAGHLHYWRLRARGVDYQLTQVIQVVEHDLSSEGFSGMIFGFFMYFIIVFTMMIGGFYLAVDITAGERERNSLEPLLALPMSRKSVVMGKYAAIYSFVFLSGLLSAISLYLLFRFLPFEELAMFLNVSAKAVACSFLFALPCSFLITSMLMATAAFTKSAKEAQTYISLLYIIPMVPMLVGQFADIKNTINVMLIPFYSQYTLIDKTIKNETIEWQHIVASSGGTLVLAVILLLVAIGLYNREKILSA
- a CDS encoding Rap1a/Tai family immunity protein, yielding MMGSKILCTISTLVFLLGANKAIAVEPLLASDLASHCNVFPNQAESTDGQYCMRYIQGFIDGAIATDERVLMNVEAEFEKKETYAERAIRIRGVGLRDRAARYAEFCLGDPVSLREVVTRVVEDLNASNLVAGAAARTVVYTSLRKHYPCEK
- a CDS encoding ABC transporter ATP-binding protein translates to MIEANDLRKTFRKKSSKRKAEIIQAVSNVSFTAENGSITGLLGPNGAGKSTTLRMLATLIKADSGTAVVDGFDIAKFPNQVRENIGFLPHNSGIYPRLTGRENIQYYADITGLKKNESRTRIGDLITLLDMDDFADRRSEGFSQGQKTKVGLARALVHQPKTLMLDEPTNGLDVMATRSLRRIIRRLRDEGHCIVFSSHIMQEVAALCDQIAIISDGTIAMADSLEGIRRTTGQNDLEDAFVIAIGEQLETEL
- a CDS encoding ACP phosphodiesterase, which produces MNYLAHVVLSIKAINDQLGNLLAEPVKGKTW
- a CDS encoding alpha/beta hydrolase is translated as MPRKRSILLSCRRFSLLYLLIVLCLETIAAVDDDGASNATTHWPKFERVTYLQPEVSHKVGTIAFTQCRVSDVSGSYFRQLECGYLKVPENYLHPDGREITLFIGRLKATGKKALSDAFIPIPGGPGSAASESYLFPRQGFDKILQQRDIYILDQRGTGKSNRLDCAVLPEQAWKVSLDAEIRAQLKVHYAECLAQLTGDPSQYTTSVAVKDLEAVRRALGLEQWNIYGASYGTRVAQHYLRRHPSSIRSVVLDAVVHPQLVLGPVIILESDRALQDLLRRCEATEECQAQFPDLKQGIYRLIDELKVKPLALTVENITDGKNEEMLLQAGHVIAYIRMSLYSADTLALMPLLLHEAYANNNYAPLARNALLIIDQMDKLISTGMHNTVMCTEDAPFLDRDTLHPDVYAETYMGGDLVGSMFDLCRDWPIGPIDEAFKTAVKSDKPVLLLSGSVDPITPPRYAEKAAEHLSNSVHVVGQGLGHGMAQQGCVPTLMAKFIDSASTADVQSDCVARQTPSPFFVNFNGPSP
- the nhaR gene encoding transcriptional activator NhaR, producing MAQQLNYNHLRYFYTIAKEGSIVNAAKLLHLSPQTISGQLTVFEEYLGLKLFDRRGKRLIMNDAGKLVYSYAEDIFTLGLELQQSLDMNNPEQNVVFTVGIVDVIPKILAFNILEKCFELEESIKLISREGDYDGLLADLALNKIDLIISDRPLTPGVAVKAYNHYLGECGVSFYATEAIAPSLKKNFPKSLDQCNFLICGDKSNQKINLQSWFDTENINPIIVAEFDDSALMKFFGQSGYGVFATPTTIEPHVIGQYDVIVIGRTNSISERFYAISPERKIKHPAVKALVDAAKSILL
- a CDS encoding HPF/RaiA family ribosome-associated protein yields the protein MKLSIKFRKVVGNGTLTNYINRRISFAFSRTEHAIHSTAVTVSDINGPKGGIDKECLVVIKPAGMAEIVVSERQPNFRQAIDRCIARANQSLARKLKRNRLSVHKRHSIKRLPVGGNDDTTIAGDGYEGLEPSY